A single Carnobacterium inhibens subsp. inhibens DSM 13024 DNA region contains:
- a CDS encoding general stress protein — MEKRVIGSYPSKATALQKLNELLIQGYSKELITLVTNPDTERSIRSQTDVEVIALSSEPKNDESLGDKMKDFFSLSPQADTTLDSAVTDEELLVNYKESIKKGSIIILLEDDSNETTYPVNVDAVGEDAAGIYPNDPDLPLEDDPSDLARGEKQPPSMRTQHLNYNEDDLDPGINTDGDLEIEEDFPPTETPDRSDFSH, encoded by the coding sequence ATGGAAAAACGTGTTATTGGAAGTTACCCATCTAAAGCAACAGCCTTACAAAAACTCAATGAACTTTTAATTCAAGGCTACTCCAAAGAATTGATTACTTTAGTAACCAATCCAGATACAGAACGTTCCATCCGCAGTCAAACTGATGTAGAGGTAATAGCGTTATCTTCTGAACCCAAAAATGATGAATCATTAGGAGATAAAATGAAAGACTTCTTTTCCTTAAGTCCACAAGCAGATACAACACTTGATTCTGCAGTTACTGATGAAGAACTTTTGGTTAACTATAAAGAATCGATTAAAAAAGGAAGTATCATCATTCTTTTGGAAGATGACTCAAATGAAACAACTTATCCAGTAAACGTAGATGCTGTTGGAGAAGATGCAGCAGGTATTTACCCTAATGATCCAGATCTTCCATTAGAAGATGACCCATCAGATTTAGCTAGAGGTGAAAAGCAGCCTCCATCAATGAGAACACAACATTTAAATTACAATGAGGACGATTTAGATCCTGGCATCAATACAGACGGAGACTTAGAAATAGAAGAAGACTTTCCTCCTACTGAAACACCTGACAGATCTGATTTTTCTCACTAA
- a CDS encoding NAD(P)H-hydrate dehydratase, with protein MKEINTEAIQGMIPKREKDSHKATYGRVLVIGGNEEMGGAIILTASATVYSGAGLVTVATAKVNHTALHARLPEAMVIDMYNNDRLLKQLATATVIVIGPGLGLSPESLTILKSVLEHVTKEQRLIIDGSAITLMAIHNLKTPVAKTTYTPHLGEWQKLAHLKPTEQNETLNIQARKELKAFVVLKQSRTEIYFLDEAWKNSHGNPAMATGGMGDTLAGMIAGFSAQLKNYRFAVISSVFLHSKIGDDLAKKQYVVLPSQIIERIPNEMKEFSTKFNF; from the coding sequence GTGAAAGAAATAAATACAGAAGCCATTCAAGGCATGATTCCCAAAAGAGAAAAAGATAGTCATAAAGCTACTTACGGCCGAGTTCTTGTCATTGGTGGAAATGAAGAAATGGGCGGAGCAATTATTCTCACAGCCAGTGCAACCGTTTATAGCGGTGCTGGACTGGTTACCGTGGCAACAGCTAAAGTAAATCATACAGCTTTACATGCTCGTCTTCCTGAAGCAATGGTTATTGATATGTATAATAACGATCGCTTGCTTAAACAACTAGCGACAGCAACGGTTATAGTCATTGGACCTGGTTTAGGCTTATCTCCTGAATCATTAACGATTCTAAAATCAGTTTTAGAGCATGTGACAAAGGAACAACGGTTAATCATTGACGGCAGTGCGATTACTTTAATGGCCATTCACAATTTAAAAACTCCTGTAGCAAAAACTACGTACACACCACATTTAGGAGAGTGGCAAAAACTTGCTCACTTGAAACCTACTGAACAAAATGAAACACTAAATATTCAAGCTAGAAAAGAATTAAAAGCTTTTGTTGTCTTAAAACAATCTCGAACTGAAATTTATTTTTTGGATGAAGCTTGGAAAAACAGCCATGGAAATCCTGCAATGGCAACAGGTGGAATGGGCGATACATTAGCAGGAATGATAGCAGGATTTAGTGCTCAATTGAAAAATTATCGTTTTGCAGTTATTTCATCTGTTTTTCTTCATAGTAAAATAGGCGACGATTTAGCTAAAAAACAATATGTGGTTCTTCCGTCTCAGATTATTGAAAGAATTCCTAATGAGATGAAAGAATTTTCTACTAAGTTTAATTTTTGA
- the pepV gene encoding dipeptidase PepV: MAIDWKKEAAARKENFLADLTELLKIDSVRDDSKATTDAPVGPGPKKALEAFLALGERDGFVTKNVGNLAGHIEYGDGNETMGVFAHVDVVPVGTGWETDPFSPVIKDGRIYARGSSDDKGPGVAAYYALKMIKDLDLPVSKKIRFIIGTDEESGWMCMDHYLANEPIPDFGFSPDAEFPIINGEKGILTVYVNTKGDNKGGKNELISFDAGLRENMVPQDATAIFTSEEAEQIEKDFYDFVEVSPITGTIKVEGTDVTIEVGGKAAHGMAPHLGVNAGTYLAAFLNEYSFGGDAKNFLQLTADYLHEDTKAEKLELNYIDDVMGDLTMNSGVFTFTPEDGGVIAVNFRFPKGVTPEGIEIKMESKLAEFGVTLSRGKEQLPHYVSAEDPLVKTLLDVYQRQTGLEAHEQTIGGGTYGRLLERGVAYGAMFPNSIDTMHQANEFMAIDDLMNAMSIYAEAIYELIK, translated from the coding sequence ATGGCAATTGACTGGAAAAAAGAAGCAGCAGCTCGAAAAGAAAATTTTCTAGCTGACTTAACAGAATTACTTAAAATTGACAGTGTGCGTGATGATAGCAAAGCGACAACTGATGCCCCAGTAGGTCCAGGACCGAAAAAAGCATTAGAAGCTTTCTTAGCTTTAGGAGAACGAGATGGATTTGTTACTAAAAATGTTGGCAATTTAGCTGGACATATTGAATACGGTGATGGTAATGAAACAATGGGTGTTTTTGCTCATGTCGATGTTGTACCCGTTGGAACAGGCTGGGAAACAGATCCGTTTAGCCCTGTAATCAAAGATGGCCGTATTTACGCTCGTGGATCTAGTGATGATAAAGGACCAGGTGTGGCAGCTTATTACGCTTTAAAAATGATCAAAGACCTAGATTTGCCAGTTTCTAAAAAAATTCGCTTTATTATTGGAACAGATGAAGAAAGTGGCTGGATGTGTATGGACCACTATTTAGCTAATGAACCTATTCCTGATTTTGGTTTTTCACCAGATGCAGAGTTCCCAATTATTAATGGCGAAAAAGGGATATTAACTGTTTATGTAAATACAAAAGGCGACAATAAAGGCGGAAAAAATGAATTGATCAGTTTTGATGCTGGTCTACGTGAAAATATGGTACCTCAAGACGCTACAGCTATTTTTACTAGTGAAGAAGCTGAACAAATCGAAAAAGATTTTTATGATTTTGTTGAAGTTTCACCAATTACTGGGACAATAAAAGTAGAAGGTACTGACGTTACCATTGAAGTAGGAGGAAAAGCTGCTCATGGTATGGCGCCTCATTTAGGTGTAAATGCTGGAACTTACTTAGCTGCTTTCTTAAATGAGTATTCATTTGGTGGAGATGCTAAAAACTTCTTGCAATTGACAGCTGATTATTTGCATGAAGATACTAAAGCTGAAAAATTAGAATTAAACTACATTGATGATGTTATGGGAGATTTAACAATGAATTCAGGCGTATTTACTTTCACTCCTGAAGATGGCGGCGTAATCGCTGTAAACTTCCGTTTCCCTAAAGGTGTGACACCTGAAGGAATCGAAATCAAAATGGAAAGCAAACTAGCAGAATTCGGTGTAACGCTTAGCCGTGGCAAAGAACAATTGCCACATTATGTATCGGCAGAAGATCCATTAGTTAAAACATTATTAGATGTTTACCAAAGACAAACTGGATTAGAAGCTCATGAACAAACAATTGGCGGCGGAACATATGGCCGTTTATTGGAACGTGGAGTTGCTTATGGAGCTATGTTCCCTAACAGCATTGATACAATGCACCAAGCTAATGAATTCATGGCGATTGATGACTTGATGAACGCAATGAGCATCTACGCAGAAGCGATTTATGAATTAATCAAATAA
- a CDS encoding SDR family oxidoreductase: MELNLANKTALVLASSQGLGKAIATELVKEGTNVMISSRNPDKLKRVQDELNGLKKGKVVFFPADLTKSEDINQLVKETRKTFGSIDILINNAGGPPSGTFEEFSDEEWEHSFQLNLMSYIRTIREVLPDLKKTGGKIINIASSSIKQPISGLILSNTFRMGIVGLSKTLAEELGPYNILINTVAPGKIATDRITTLDEMTAKKQQVSVEEIAKTNQKAIPLGRYGTPEEFAKFVVFLVSDVNTYVTGSAIIIDGGSVKAI, from the coding sequence ATGGAATTAAACTTAGCGAATAAAACGGCTTTAGTACTAGCGTCTAGTCAAGGATTAGGAAAAGCGATTGCGACTGAGTTAGTAAAAGAAGGAACAAATGTTATGATTTCCAGTCGAAATCCAGATAAATTAAAAAGAGTTCAAGACGAATTAAATGGGCTTAAAAAAGGAAAAGTTGTCTTTTTTCCTGCAGATCTTACAAAAAGCGAAGACATCAACCAACTTGTTAAAGAAACCAGAAAAACATTTGGTTCTATCGATATTCTTATTAATAATGCAGGTGGTCCTCCATCAGGAACTTTTGAAGAGTTTTCAGATGAAGAATGGGAACACTCTTTCCAGCTGAATTTAATGAGTTACATCCGTACCATTCGAGAAGTCTTGCCTGACTTAAAAAAAACTGGAGGAAAAATTATTAATATTGCTTCTTCCTCTATTAAACAACCTATTTCCGGGTTAATATTGTCTAATACCTTTCGAATGGGTATCGTAGGTCTTAGTAAGACATTAGCGGAAGAGTTAGGACCATATAATATTTTGATCAATACGGTCGCTCCAGGAAAAATCGCAACCGATAGAATAACGACATTAGATGAAATGACAGCCAAAAAACAACAAGTTTCAGTAGAAGAAATCGCTAAAACTAATCAAAAAGCTATTCCACTTGGTCGTTATGGAACACCAGAAGAGTTCGCGAAGTTTGTTGTTTTTCTTGTTTCAGATGTCAATACGTACGTTACTGGATCAGCTATAATCATTGATGGTGGAAGCGTAAAAGCTATTTGA
- a CDS encoding glycosyltransferase family 2 protein, with the protein MLLSVIMPVYNANETIGDAVKSVLQQSFADFELILVNDGSTDSSAEICDLLVKTDQRVKVVHQKNQGIAVARNQGMKAASGKFYAFIDSDDRFDRETFLNFYEASIQHSDMTMYVMNFDKVYGKFNVPKIRNKDRVITNNKEMIQLVFTSSNVAFYTWNKIYHNSLFRDIQFPEGKFFEDIVTTYKLAKISKKTVISNRIGYHYIRRSNTTVSSSFSPDYYDIVTECERLYALIKVDFPELQHLGLQKFLESIISAGYKLSQASESIIVEEFQKRLREDIQIYQEDIDEDKKVPLYYKVGVKLIQSDIVRYKDYYKKNIKLFITGKQSESKDEYL; encoded by the coding sequence ATGCTGTTAAGTGTGATTATGCCTGTATACAATGCAAATGAAACTATAGGTGATGCAGTGAAAAGTGTACTACAACAATCATTTGCCGACTTTGAACTTATTTTAGTTAACGATGGATCTACAGATAGTTCAGCAGAAATTTGTGATTTACTAGTAAAAACAGATCAACGCGTCAAAGTTGTTCATCAAAAAAATCAAGGAATAGCAGTAGCTAGGAATCAAGGAATGAAAGCAGCTTCCGGTAAATTCTACGCATTTATTGATAGTGATGATCGATTTGATAGGGAAACTTTTTTGAACTTTTATGAAGCAAGTATTCAGCACAGCGATATGACGATGTATGTGATGAATTTTGATAAAGTATATGGTAAATTCAATGTACCAAAAATACGCAACAAAGATCGAGTCATAACCAACAATAAGGAAATGATACAGTTAGTTTTTACATCATCTAATGTTGCATTTTATACATGGAATAAAATCTATCATAATAGCTTATTTCGTGATATCCAATTTCCAGAAGGAAAATTTTTTGAAGATATTGTAACAACATACAAATTAGCAAAAATTTCTAAAAAAACGGTCATCTCTAATAGGATCGGATATCATTATATTAGAAGATCTAATACAACCGTCAGCAGTTCATTTTCGCCAGATTACTACGATATTGTGACAGAATGCGAACGGCTGTATGCATTAATTAAAGTAGATTTTCCAGAATTACAGCATTTGGGATTACAGAAATTTTTAGAAAGTATCATTTCTGCCGGATATAAATTGAGTCAAGCTTCAGAGTCCATTATAGTTGAAGAATTTCAAAAGAGACTACGAGAAGATATTCAGATTTATCAAGAGGATATTGATGAAGATAAAAAAGTTCCTTTATATTATAAAGTTGGTGTGAAATTGATCCAAAGCGACATTGTCAGGTATAAAGACTATTATAAAAAAAATATTAAGTTATTTATTACAGGCAAACAATCGGAATCAAAAGACGAATATTTATAA
- a CDS encoding DUF975 family protein, which translates to MEQYKTRAELKSDTKELFRGRWKDAILLNLIPTLITFIAFLVIVVVSFSIANQTNTPIENWTNDSYVSEDIGESSNSGNGTSNVTSGILSTLFTVGISFTFLDWFRDPDKKIHPIKNSLQVFSRKYFLRAFLIYILTSIFTTLWSLLFIIPGIIKHYAYSQAYLIYKDQTNLSPNEKISSLNCITESKNLMKGHKWRFFLLEMSFIGWGILAVLSLGIGFLWLFPYENATRVAFYEDLTKGKYLNEQDY; encoded by the coding sequence ATGGAACAATATAAAACACGAGCAGAGCTGAAATCAGATACAAAAGAATTGTTTAGAGGAAGATGGAAAGATGCAATTTTACTAAATCTTATTCCAACATTGATTACATTTATTGCATTCTTAGTTATTGTGGTTGTCTCTTTTAGCATAGCCAATCAGACCAATACACCTATTGAAAACTGGACAAATGATTCTTATGTGTCTGAAGATATAGGCGAATCAAGCAATAGTGGTAATGGGACAAGTAATGTCACTAGTGGAATACTATCTACTTTATTTACAGTTGGGATTTCTTTTACTTTTTTAGACTGGTTTAGAGATCCGGATAAGAAAATTCATCCGATAAAAAATAGTTTGCAAGTATTCTCAAGAAAATATTTTCTTAGAGCCTTTCTTATTTATATCTTAACCAGCATTTTTACTACATTATGGAGTCTACTATTTATCATTCCTGGGATCATAAAACATTATGCTTATTCTCAAGCCTATTTGATTTACAAAGATCAAACCAATTTATCTCCAAATGAAAAAATTTCTTCACTGAACTGTATCACCGAAAGTAAAAACTTGATGAAAGGTCACAAGTGGCGCTTTTTCTTATTAGAAATGAGTTTTATTGGATGGGGAATATTAGCTGTTTTATCTTTAGGGATTGGATTCTTATGGTTGTTCCCATATGAGAATGCTACAAGAGTAGCATTCTATGAGGATTTAACCAAAGGGAAATACCTAAACGAACAAGATTACTGA
- a CDS encoding voltage-gated chloride channel family protein, whose product MNTLKQLKQKEIFLVSCYFFKSIFYSSIVGIIVGSLSAFFLTSLATVTTARLNNPWLIYLLPVGGAVISFLYWKFGDNAIRGNNLVIQEAQGQSTKQESIPKRLIPLTLFGTLITHLFGGSAGREGTAVQMGGSVADAVGRLFHLSKIDRRIVLISGMSAGFSSVFGTPIAGTLFAMEVLAIGYVRQEALFPSLWAALIANWVTIAWGVAHTHYDMGAIPEANPLLIVKLLLAAILFGFTGRLFSWLTSTVKAIMINWFKNPVLKSFIGGLIVILLVVIIGKRDYLGLSLPLIDQAFLGETGHFDFLGKLIFTSITLGSGFQGGEVTPLFTIGATLGSTLGSILHISIPFLAGLGFIGVFSGATNTPVACFIMGLELFGVGALPYLFLVCVVSYLFSGNQGIYETQQVYLRKGHLFEEE is encoded by the coding sequence ATGAACACATTGAAGCAATTAAAACAAAAAGAAATTTTTCTAGTAAGCTGTTATTTTTTTAAAAGTATTTTTTATAGCAGTATCGTCGGAATAATCGTTGGGAGCTTATCTGCATTTTTTTTAACGAGTTTAGCAACTGTAACAACTGCTCGCCTAAATAATCCATGGTTGATTTATCTGTTGCCAGTAGGAGGTGCAGTCATTAGTTTTCTTTATTGGAAGTTTGGAGATAATGCGATCCGTGGAAATAATTTAGTGATTCAAGAAGCTCAAGGCCAATCAACAAAACAAGAGTCTATTCCTAAAAGGTTAATACCCTTGACGCTTTTTGGCACATTAATCACGCACTTATTCGGTGGGTCCGCTGGAAGGGAAGGCACGGCTGTCCAAATGGGTGGATCTGTAGCAGATGCTGTAGGTCGTCTTTTTCATCTATCGAAAATAGACCGTCGTATAGTGTTAATCAGTGGAATGAGTGCCGGATTCAGCTCCGTTTTCGGTACACCTATTGCAGGTACTCTTTTTGCAATGGAAGTATTAGCAATTGGGTATGTACGTCAGGAAGCTTTATTTCCAAGTCTTTGGGCGGCTTTAATAGCTAATTGGGTAACAATTGCTTGGGGGGTGGCTCATACACATTATGATATGGGGGCTATACCAGAGGCCAATCCTTTGTTGATTGTAAAATTGCTGCTAGCAGCCATTCTATTTGGTTTTACAGGGCGTTTATTTAGCTGGTTAACCAGTACAGTAAAAGCGATTATGATTAATTGGTTTAAAAATCCTGTCTTGAAAAGTTTTATAGGTGGTCTGATTGTTATTCTCTTGGTTGTGATCATTGGTAAGAGGGATTATTTAGGACTCAGCTTACCTTTGATCGATCAAGCATTTTTAGGTGAAACAGGGCATTTTGACTTTCTAGGTAAGCTAATCTTTACATCCATTACTCTAGGTTCAGGATTTCAAGGAGGAGAAGTCACACCTTTGTTTACAATAGGGGCTACTTTAGGAAGTACATTAGGCAGTATCTTGCATATTTCTATTCCGTTTTTAGCTGGACTTGGATTTATTGGTGTTTTTTCAGGAGCAACCAACACTCCTGTAGCATGTTTTATCATGGGACTGGAGTTATTTGGGGTAGGAGCGTTGCCGTATTTGTTTTTGGTCTGTGTCGTCAGTTATCTTTTTTCTGGTAATCAAGGAATCTATGAAACACAACAGGTTTATTTACGAAAAGGCCACTTATTTGAAGAGGAATAA
- a CDS encoding DsbA family protein codes for MVERNKQIEIFLFINPISESSFKMEKEVLKFIGIYEKDAQMSILPYHNPQTLFNYMQRNHMPTQSTQLWNTLQNDIYHVSLAYIAATIQGKKKGRNFLMDVQEQIVDQDKPLSKKLLIEAAKKARLDIEMFLSDFHSSFTQSLFHLDQEVSKTMGATDTPTCVLVTTGEEKTTTLIESSITAEDLCQMV; via the coding sequence ATGGTAGAAAGAAATAAACAAATTGAAATTTTTCTGTTTATTAATCCAATCAGTGAATCTTCTTTTAAAATGGAAAAAGAAGTATTAAAATTTATTGGAATTTATGAAAAAGATGCTCAAATGAGTATTCTTCCTTATCACAATCCTCAGACCCTTTTTAATTATATGCAAAGAAACCACATGCCAACGCAGAGTACACAATTATGGAATACCTTACAAAATGATATTTACCATGTTTCGCTAGCTTATATTGCGGCAACGATACAAGGTAAGAAAAAGGGCCGTAACTTTCTTATGGATGTCCAAGAGCAGATTGTCGATCAAGATAAGCCTTTATCAAAAAAACTATTGATTGAGGCAGCAAAAAAAGCACGATTAGATATCGAGATGTTTCTATCTGATTTTCATTCTTCATTTACTCAATCGTTGTTTCATTTAGACCAAGAAGTCTCTAAAACAATGGGTGCAACAGATACGCCAACATGTGTCTTGGTTACTACTGGAGAAGAAAAAACGACGACTCTTATAGAAAGCTCTATAACAGCTGAAGATTTGTGTCAAATGGTTTAA
- a CDS encoding PLP-dependent cysteine synthase family protein has product MLYKKTQDLIGLTPLLEIQGVEIPKGSRIFAKLEMFNPGGSIKDRLGVNLLKEAFEKGYIDKQSTIIEPTAGNTGIGLALAAQQYGLKVIFTVPEKFSQEKQELMKALGAELIFTPTNIGMLGAIEKAKILAAEIKNSYIPMQFENPANPQTYYETIGPEIMEDMVNIPIHSFVAGAGSGGTFVGTASYLKEKQSSIRAAIVEPEGSILGGGMSYGHRTEGIGMEFIPSFLDRSIIDHIYTISDEEAFYYVKQLAKTNGLFVGSSSGAAFAACLKEAELLPEGSNIVTIFPDSSERYLSKQIYQ; this is encoded by the coding sequence ATGCTTTATAAAAAAACACAAGATTTAATTGGCCTAACTCCATTACTTGAGATACAAGGTGTTGAAATTCCAAAAGGCAGCAGAATATTTGCTAAATTGGAAATGTTCAATCCGGGAGGCAGTATTAAAGATCGTTTAGGAGTTAATTTACTTAAAGAAGCATTTGAAAAAGGGTATATAGATAAACAGTCTACTATTATTGAACCAACTGCTGGAAACACTGGAATTGGTTTAGCATTAGCTGCTCAGCAGTATGGATTAAAGGTTATTTTTACTGTTCCAGAAAAATTTAGTCAAGAAAAACAAGAGTTGATGAAGGCTCTAGGCGCAGAGTTAATTTTTACACCGACGAACATTGGAATGTTAGGTGCCATAGAAAAAGCTAAAATCTTGGCAGCTGAAATCAAAAACAGCTACATTCCTATGCAGTTTGAAAATCCGGCTAATCCTCAAACGTATTATGAAACGATTGGACCTGAGATCATGGAAGATATGGTCAACATCCCCATTCATTCTTTTGTAGCAGGAGCCGGAAGTGGTGGAACATTTGTTGGAACGGCATCGTATTTAAAAGAAAAACAATCGTCGATTCGTGCTGCTATTGTAGAACCAGAAGGCTCTATTCTAGGTGGCGGTATGAGTTATGGGCATAGAACTGAAGGTATTGGAATGGAATTTATTCCCAGTTTTTTAGACAGATCAATCATAGATCACATTTATACGATCTCAGATGAGGAAGCTTTTTACTATGTTAAACAGTTAGCCAAAACAAATGGATTGTTTGTTGGAAGCTCAAGTGGAGCAGCGTTTGCTGCCTGTTTGAAAGAAGCAGAATTGTTACCTGAAGGAAGTAACATTGTTACTATTTTTCCAGACAGCAGTGAACGTTATTTAAGTAAACAAATCTATCAATAG
- a CDS encoding cystathionine gamma-synthase, protein MKMKTKLIHGGISHDEATGSVNVPIHQTSTYKQEKVGKHKGYEYSRTGNPTRFAVEELIKDLEEGVRGFAFASGSAGTHTVMSLFSKGDHIIVGDDVYGGTYRLMNKVLVHLGITFTTVDTSDLSTIEPAIRPETKAIFLETPTNPLLKITDITEVARIVKKHNIITIVDNTFATPYHQRPLTLGADIVVHSASKYLGGHSDIVAGLVTTNNEVIADKIGFLQNAIGGILGPQDSWILQRGIKTLGIRMEEHEKNALEIVHYLVNHPSIEKVYYPGLESHPGHEIAKKQANGFGGMISFDLKEGYSAEIFVEKLRLITLAESLGAVESLVEIPALMTHGSIPKDVRVKSGISNELIRLSVGLEDVEDLIEDLDQALAFVAKNKGE, encoded by the coding sequence ATGAAAATGAAAACAAAATTAATTCATGGTGGTATTAGTCATGATGAAGCAACTGGTTCAGTAAATGTACCGATTCACCAAACGTCAACGTACAAACAAGAAAAAGTAGGCAAACATAAAGGATACGAATATTCTAGAACCGGAAATCCAACTCGTTTTGCAGTAGAAGAGCTGATCAAAGACTTAGAAGAAGGTGTACGTGGGTTTGCTTTTGCTTCTGGTTCTGCTGGAACGCATACTGTAATGTCTTTATTTTCTAAAGGAGACCACATTATTGTGGGCGATGATGTGTATGGAGGAACGTATCGATTAATGAATAAAGTGCTTGTCCATTTAGGAATAACATTTACGACAGTCGACACAAGTGATCTAAGTACCATTGAACCGGCTATTCGTCCAGAAACAAAAGCTATCTTTTTAGAAACGCCAACCAATCCATTGCTAAAAATAACCGATATTACAGAAGTAGCTAGAATAGTGAAAAAGCACAACATAATTACCATTGTTGACAATACATTTGCTACACCTTATCATCAACGCCCACTTACCCTTGGAGCCGATATCGTTGTTCATAGTGCTTCTAAGTATCTGGGAGGACATAGCGACATCGTGGCAGGTTTAGTTACAACAAATAACGAAGTAATAGCAGATAAAATTGGTTTTTTACAAAATGCTATTGGCGGAATATTAGGGCCTCAAGATAGTTGGATTTTACAAAGAGGGATCAAGACATTAGGTATACGGATGGAAGAGCATGAAAAAAATGCTCTTGAGATCGTGCATTACCTAGTCAATCACCCTAGTATTGAAAAAGTGTACTATCCTGGTTTGGAAAGTCACCCTGGTCATGAAATCGCTAAAAAACAAGCTAACGGATTTGGCGGAATGATTTCCTTTGATTTAAAAGAAGGGTACTCAGCTGAAATATTTGTTGAAAAATTGAGACTCATCACCCTTGCAGAAAGTTTAGGAGCCGTTGAAAGTTTGGTTGAAATTCCTGCTTTAATGACACATGGATCTATTCCGAAAGACGTTCGAGTAAAATCTGGAATTAGCAACGAATTGATTCGCTTGTCTGTTGGGCTAGAGGATGTAGAAGATCTGATTGAAGACTTGGATCAAGCATTAGCTTTTGTCGCGAAAAATAAGGGAGAGTAA
- a CDS encoding class I SAM-dependent methyltransferase, whose translation MGREFLDIFTDWSSDYDEFVEGKDPEYEAVFEGYKDILKDIVQRSGTRVLEFGIGTGNLTQQLVTAGKWVFPIEPSKEMRQLARKKLPKEVIIYDGDLQQYPKPLRQINTIVSSYVFHHLTNEEKGKALIDYAHQLEIGGKIIFADTMFESQKIMDQLIQQAKQNEFYTLADDLEREYYPLISTLRELFNQAGFEIEFE comes from the coding sequence ATGGGACGTGAATTTCTAGATATTTTTACTGATTGGTCAAGTGATTATGATGAATTTGTAGAAGGGAAAGATCCAGAATACGAAGCCGTTTTTGAAGGTTATAAAGATATTTTAAAAGATATTGTTCAAAGAAGTGGTACGCGAGTATTAGAATTTGGAATTGGTACTGGAAATCTAACTCAGCAATTGGTTACAGCTGGAAAATGGGTGTTCCCAATAGAACCGTCAAAAGAAATGCGACAATTAGCAAGGAAAAAGCTGCCGAAAGAGGTCATCATTTATGACGGGGATTTACAACAGTATCCTAAACCATTGAGACAAATAAATACTATTGTGAGTTCATATGTTTTTCATCATTTGACTAACGAAGAAAAAGGAAAAGCATTAATCGATTATGCGCATCAACTTGAAATTGGAGGGAAAATCATTTTCGCAGATACTATGTTTGAATCTCAAAAAATAATGGACCAACTCATTCAACAGGCTAAACAAAATGAATTTTATACTTTAGCAGATGATTTAGAGCGTGAATATTACCCGTTGATTTCCACCTTAAGAGAACTATTTAATCAAGCGGGGTTTGAGATAGAATTTGAATAG